A single Pseudomonadota bacterium DNA region contains:
- a CDS encoding twin-arginine translocase TatA/TatE family subunit, protein MFNIGFGEFAIIALILIVAVGPEKLPAMMKVVGKTLRQFRRASDELRSAIALDELMRDDLTSPPRSPPLPEPPKDPVARHEGPTELDTEAPAQAGPARIPHEQVFDEDTQVFDADTRVDSGAAKHRSAPPASPPPGPVSPARAAPPRPSLTAPPRPARVPDPGRGSSGHAHAPPATDAGDDPSPGGSSDG, encoded by the coding sequence ATGTTCAATATCGGCTTCGGCGAATTCGCGATTATCGCACTTATTCTCATAGTCGCCGTGGGACCCGAGAAGCTGCCCGCGATGATGAAGGTGGTCGGCAAGACGCTGCGGCAGTTCCGGCGTGCCAGCGACGAGCTGCGTAGCGCGATCGCCCTGGACGAGCTGATGCGGGATGACCTCACGTCTCCGCCCCGCTCACCTCCCCTCCCGGAGCCCCCAAAGGACCCGGTCGCCCGCCACGAGGGCCCCACCGAGCTTGACACCGAGGCGCCGGCGCAGGCTGGGCCGGCCCGGATCCCGCATGAGCAGGTTTTCGACGAAGACACCCAGGTCTTCGACGCGGACACCCGTGTAGATTCGGGGGCCGCCAAGCACCGCTCCGCCCCGCCGGCGTCGCCGCCACCAGGTCCTGTGTCCCCGGCGCGGGCCGCGCCACCCAGACCCTCGTTGACCGCTCCGCCCCGTCCCGCTCGCGTGCCCGACCCTGGTAGGGGTTCGTCGGGGCATGCGCATGCACCCCCCGCCACCGATGCAGGTGACGATCCCTCGCCCGGCGGCTCGTCCGATGGCTGA
- a CDS encoding methyl-accepting chemotaxis protein: MARYLLKSKTLLAGLGVFGVGAALAVFAPMAQPAALSVVALSTIAAFLVVLAGANLHYELQVVREAIDLVQRGEPPVAPADASPQLLAVLEDLTRLLASLSKRERGFEQRSHEAENALRLLRRATDAVSDGELPAQAADVPAQVAEILDVLIRIARHIDGLKQRSMEAERKAEAALGTAHKRLQQVTREERQLASQLQALAALIERQGEAVDQVAESIGRMTEQHRDVSRHVETLASSAEESSSSILEMKATSDEVAENMANLATSVRDTVSSIEEMAYSIREVARNVDALSLMAEETSSSMNEMDVSIDQVQSNANETARLSEEVAADAERGADAILRTIDEINRIKESSREAVEVIVSLGDQIDRIGDILRVIDDVAEQTNLLALNAAIIAAQAGEYGKGFAVVADEIKQLAERSGDKTKEIADLIKRIQEATRDAIVAVERGATTVDRGVDVSAEAEQALKKILDSSQKSTGMVRAIARATVEQAKGSRQVTDAISRIAETVQQVAGATAEQARGSELIMKSAEKMRHITQHVERSSQEQSRGGRQITQAIENISDMVNQLHQSQRQQAKGSEQTLAAMTQIQQQSRQQEQQVRGLSAVAEHLRETTSDVPEAQAEAHN, translated from the coding sequence ATGGCCAGGTACCTGCTGAAGAGCAAGACGCTCCTCGCCGGCCTCGGAGTCTTCGGGGTCGGTGCTGCGCTGGCCGTCTTCGCTCCGATGGCGCAGCCCGCGGCCCTGTCCGTGGTTGCGCTGTCCACGATCGCCGCATTTCTGGTCGTGCTTGCCGGCGCCAACCTGCACTACGAGCTGCAGGTTGTGCGCGAAGCCATCGATCTCGTGCAACGAGGTGAGCCACCGGTCGCTCCCGCCGACGCCTCGCCGCAGCTGCTGGCGGTGCTCGAGGATCTGACCCGTCTGCTCGCCTCCCTGAGCAAACGGGAACGCGGTTTCGAGCAGCGCTCGCACGAGGCGGAAAACGCCCTGCGCTTGCTGCGCCGGGCGACCGACGCGGTCAGCGACGGCGAGCTCCCGGCCCAGGCCGCCGACGTGCCGGCCCAGGTGGCGGAGATCCTGGACGTGCTTATACGGATCGCGCGCCATATCGACGGTCTCAAGCAGCGGAGCATGGAGGCCGAGCGCAAGGCCGAAGCTGCGCTCGGTACGGCTCACAAGCGCCTGCAGCAGGTCACACGCGAAGAGCGGCAGCTCGCCAGCCAGCTGCAGGCTTTGGCGGCCTTGATCGAGCGGCAGGGCGAAGCAGTCGACCAGGTGGCCGAGTCGATTGGACGGATGACCGAGCAGCATCGCGACGTCTCGCGCCACGTCGAAACGCTGGCGTCGAGCGCAGAGGAGTCCTCTTCGTCCATCTTGGAGATGAAGGCGACCAGCGACGAAGTCGCCGAGAACATGGCGAACTTGGCGACGAGCGTCCGCGACACGGTCTCCTCCATCGAGGAGATGGCCTACAGCATCCGGGAAGTCGCAAGAAACGTCGATGCGCTCTCGCTCATGGCGGAGGAAACGTCCTCTTCCATGAACGAAATGGACGTGTCCATCGATCAGGTCCAGTCTAACGCCAACGAAACGGCACGCCTATCGGAAGAGGTGGCCGCCGACGCGGAGCGCGGGGCTGACGCCATCCTGCGGACGATCGACGAAATCAACCGCATCAAGGAATCTTCGCGTGAGGCGGTGGAAGTCATCGTGTCGCTCGGTGACCAAATCGATCGGATCGGAGACATACTGAGGGTCATCGACGACGTGGCGGAGCAGACGAACCTTCTGGCACTCAACGCTGCCATCATCGCGGCACAAGCGGGTGAGTACGGCAAAGGCTTCGCGGTCGTCGCCGACGAGATCAAGCAGCTGGCCGAGCGTTCCGGCGACAAGACCAAGGAGATCGCCGATCTGATCAAGCGGATTCAGGAGGCTACTCGAGACGCGATCGTGGCGGTGGAACGCGGCGCCACGACCGTGGATAGAGGTGTGGACGTGTCCGCGGAGGCCGAGCAGGCGCTCAAGAAGATCCTGGACTCGTCTCAGAAGTCGACAGGAATGGTGCGCGCTATCGCGCGCGCAACAGTCGAGCAGGCGAAGGGGTCACGCCAGGTCACCGACGCCATCAGCCGCATCGCTGAAACCGTGCAGCAGGTGGCGGGGGCTACCGCAGAGCAGGCTCGTGGCTCCGAGTTGATCATGAAGAGCGCGGAAAAAATGCGCCACATTACCCAGCACGTAGAACGCAGCTCTCAGGAGCAGTCGCGTGGCGGGCGCCAGATCACGCAAGCTATCGAGAACATCTCCGATATGGTCAACCAGCTACATCAGTCTCAGCGCCAGCAGGCCAAGGGATCGGAGCAAACACTCGCCGCCATGACCCAGATCCAGCAGCAGAGCCGACAGCAAGAGCAGCAGGTACGCGGCCTGAGCGCCGTGGCGGAACACCTGAGGGAGACGACGAGCGACGTGCCGGAGGCCCAGGCCGAGGCCCACAACTAG
- a CDS encoding serine/threonine protein kinase, which yields MHSERTEQQQRDRIKGYRLCERIGAGATGVVYAAERLADGLPVAIKMLRCAVASQPELSRRLLREAEVGRTVSHPGVPTTLAADRRPDGSPFLVMPRLTGSSLASLLRRGRIPDVPTIAALAARVAEILHAVHVAGYTHRDVKPEHIVLERDGDKRVRVYLIDFGVCASSRSSHEERELERGKVFGTPSYVSPEQASGDPEVDGRADLFSLGLVIHEALTGRPVFEGGNVTKLLLRIIHQDVPGLAEMLPNVDPEFARAAATLLTRDRAQRMPSARAAARALARFAGPNARAHELLLALLADQPIVVSAPAVLMPESLVAA from the coding sequence ATGCACTCGGAGCGTACGGAGCAACAGCAACGCGATCGGATCAAGGGCTACCGGCTCTGCGAGCGCATTGGAGCGGGTGCCACGGGGGTCGTTTATGCCGCCGAACGCTTGGCGGACGGGTTGCCCGTGGCCATCAAGATGCTGCGTTGTGCCGTGGCCAGCCAGCCCGAGCTTTCACGCCGGCTCTTGCGCGAGGCCGAGGTAGGGCGGACCGTGTCGCACCCCGGAGTGCCAACAACGCTCGCCGCCGATCGCAGGCCCGACGGCTCGCCGTTCTTGGTGATGCCGCGGCTTACCGGTAGCAGCCTAGCTTCACTCCTGCGGCGCGGTCGGATTCCAGACGTGCCGACGATCGCGGCGCTGGCTGCCCGGGTGGCGGAGATACTGCATGCCGTGCACGTAGCTGGCTACACCCACCGTGACGTCAAACCGGAGCACATCGTGCTCGAGCGCGACGGCGACAAGCGCGTGCGCGTCTATCTGATCGACTTCGGTGTGTGTGCCAGCAGCCGCTCGAGCCACGAGGAGCGCGAGCTCGAACGCGGCAAGGTCTTTGGCACGCCGAGCTACGTCTCACCCGAACAAGCTTCCGGCGATCCCGAGGTGGACGGGCGCGCGGACTTGTTCTCGCTCGGGCTCGTCATCCACGAAGCGTTGACGGGCAGACCCGTCTTCGAAGGAGGCAACGTCACGAAGCTGTTGTTGCGGATCATCCACCAGGATGTGCCGGGTTTGGCTGAGATGCTTCCCAACGTGGACCCGGAGTTCGCGCGGGCCGCGGCCACCCTGCTTACACGTGACCGAGCGCAGCGCATGCCGTCCGCGCGGGCTGCCGCGCGAGCGCTGGCGCGCTTCGCAGGCCCGAACGCCAGAGCGCACGAGCTGCTGCTGGCATTGCTTGCGGATCAACCGATCGTGGTTTCTGCACCCGCCGTGCTCATGCCCGAGTCGCTGGTTGCGGCATGA
- a CDS encoding methyltransferase domain-containing protein translates to MVSNLITSGHPAGDHLDELTDDAVAGEFRLWQRRRGHRYSLDDVATAWEAALALPEALHCLDLGCGVGSVLHMLAYRMPRAHFVGVEAEPVSFRLAERNVARNNLSGRCRLIQGDLRTCVDPLALGRFDLVTGTPPYWPPGTATASPDRQRAAARIELRGGIEVYLSAAARVVSPAGRVVVCADARHPERVEQGARGVGLTPVRRRDVVPIVDRKRALFSVWTLGCALAGSGCERARTLVTRDSAGARTADAQLLRSFFGLPPSAPCS, encoded by the coding sequence ATGGTATCGAATTTGATCACGTCCGGGCACCCGGCTGGAGACCACCTGGACGAGCTGACCGACGACGCCGTGGCCGGAGAATTCCGGCTGTGGCAACGTCGGCGCGGCCATCGCTATTCCTTGGACGACGTTGCCACGGCCTGGGAGGCGGCCCTGGCACTACCCGAGGCGCTGCACTGCCTCGACCTTGGCTGCGGCGTTGGTTCGGTGCTGCACATGCTTGCCTACCGCATGCCGCGAGCTCACTTCGTCGGCGTGGAGGCCGAGCCGGTGTCCTTCCGCCTCGCCGAGCGTAACGTAGCCCGCAACAACCTGTCGGGACGCTGCCGGCTCATCCAGGGCGATCTGCGCACCTGCGTGGACCCGCTTGCCCTGGGACGCTTCGATCTGGTCACGGGCACGCCGCCGTACTGGCCTCCCGGAACCGCCACCGCGTCTCCCGATCGGCAGCGGGCAGCAGCCAGAATCGAGCTGCGCGGCGGCATCGAGGTCTACCTGTCGGCAGCCGCGCGCGTGGTGTCGCCCGCGGGCCGGGTCGTCGTGTGCGCCGATGCCCGTCACCCAGAGCGAGTGGAACAGGGAGCGCGCGGCGTGGGACTCACCCCTGTGAGGCGACGGGACGTGGTGCCGATAGTCGACCGCAAGCGCGCGCTGTTCAGTGTCTGGACACTGGGCTGCGCGCTGGCGGGTTCCGGGTGCGAGCGCGCCCGCACGCTCGTGACCCGCGACAGCGCCGGGGCACGGACAGCAGACGCCCAGCTGCTGCGCAGCTTTTTCGGACTGCCGCCGAGCGCGCCGTGCAGCTAG
- a CDS encoding biotin/lipoyl-binding protein — translation MKLFVHIEGRCREVDVRELSSGTLRVWLDGQPLDAEAVPVAGGVSLRFGTRVFDVQVGGRADDLGVCCQGLRARAQVRTQRGAGRARRNTLHAQTELRAPMPGRVVRVLTRTGQPVEPGQALVVVEAMKMQNELRAASAGNVAEIAVNEGDEVEADALLVRLRRTLDVLGGSNGPDR, via the coding sequence ATGAAGCTGTTCGTGCATATCGAGGGGCGCTGCCGGGAGGTGGATGTTCGTGAGCTGTCGAGCGGTACACTGCGGGTGTGGCTCGACGGCCAACCTCTTGACGCCGAGGCCGTACCGGTAGCCGGTGGAGTAAGCCTACGCTTCGGTACCAGGGTATTCGACGTTCAGGTGGGCGGCCGGGCTGACGATCTCGGCGTCTGCTGTCAAGGTTTGCGCGCGCGAGCGCAGGTTCGGACCCAGCGCGGGGCGGGCCGAGCGCGCCGCAACACGCTGCACGCCCAGACGGAGCTGCGGGCACCGATGCCGGGCAGGGTCGTCAGGGTGCTGACCCGAACCGGTCAGCCCGTTGAGCCGGGACAGGCTTTGGTCGTGGTGGAAGCCATGAAGATGCAGAACGAGCTACGCGCCGCCAGCGCGGGCAACGTCGCTGAAATCGCCGTCAATGAGGGCGACGAGGTCGAGGCCGACGCGCTGCTGGTGCGACTACGAAGGACACTGGATGTCCTCGGCGGGAGTAATGGGCCAGATCGCTGA
- a CDS encoding CPBP family glutamic-type intramembrane protease, whose amino-acid sequence MQRALAYLARRPDPLTSLVLTVPVFLTYHLGIVWIDRRNGVDLFTSLTLELLDYSLWGYLGATLTYAAGLVGAGALLRERGTARPATLLPVVVESACWALLMLGLLGWALEGMVSWTPNATPLGPVDKVVMAAGAGFHEEAVFRVALFSGGAFALERAGRIRRAHAFAIAAIASSLAFSAMHHVGAAGDPFGWHAFAFRTLAGLFLSLLYGLRGFAVAVYTHAAYDAMVFFVVD is encoded by the coding sequence ATGCAGCGCGCGCTGGCCTACCTGGCTCGTCGTCCCGATCCGCTGACCAGTCTTGTGCTTACGGTTCCGGTCTTTCTCACCTACCACTTGGGCATCGTGTGGATCGATAGGCGTAACGGCGTGGATCTATTCACATCGCTCACGCTGGAGCTTCTCGACTACAGCCTGTGGGGCTACCTCGGGGCCACCCTGACCTACGCGGCAGGGCTTGTCGGAGCCGGGGCGCTGCTGCGCGAACGGGGCACGGCCCGGCCCGCGACGCTCCTGCCGGTGGTCGTGGAAAGCGCATGCTGGGCCCTGCTCATGCTGGGCCTGCTCGGCTGGGCGCTCGAGGGAATGGTGTCGTGGACTCCGAACGCGACTCCCTTGGGTCCGGTGGACAAAGTCGTCATGGCCGCGGGCGCGGGATTCCACGAAGAGGCCGTGTTCCGCGTGGCGTTGTTCTCGGGCGGAGCATTCGCTCTCGAGCGCGCTGGACGCATCCGGCGAGCCCACGCGTTCGCGATCGCAGCGATCGCATCGTCACTGGCCTTTTCCGCCATGCACCACGTGGGGGCGGCCGGCGATCCGTTCGGCTGGCACGCCTTTGCCTTCAGGACGCTGGCGGGTCTGTTCTTGAGCCTGCTCTACGGGCTTCGAGGGTTCGCGGTGGCAGTCTACACGCACGCCGCCTACGACGCCATGGTGTTCTTTGTCGTCGACTAG
- a CDS encoding zinc-ribbon domain-containing protein codes for MKFLCGNCKAKYQIADEKVSGRTLRMTCRRCGEEILIRGRAMTASTAASASARAPARPPSGAAETQGSALGADFQRRVARHTTPPSPEANEHWHVAINDIPVGPMRREELARKIAAGAVNGESLAWCEGMDDWVAIAQLPELAALLAPPPPAAGSVRPAAPARARERKVISLEDRLAAQARATPPTPAVAATPPAAEAPVPIPSAPDNDSALLPAAPTPTPTPAPALSPATAAASAPAAEPLRPSAELPAAREDAGSVRGPFLGPMFVALCSGALLLMLGVVLGVWLFKPESRAAQPQAAAPAEVARAAVAPAQPPAASIELEPHEIEGAVPDQVIKARARPSSRSGRGSKPRPKRQGAESPALSQADVDMLRRMTGEGVSEPPSTLGSKPDKNPVRRRSKGLKRAQLTAVVIKQRPRLQRCYQSALRASGYEEPVKLTVGVTVGRAGSVKRVSVKGAVAGLPGLAACVKKSVKLWRFPAATDDTQTEFPLLFQPGA; via the coding sequence ATGAAGTTCCTCTGCGGAAACTGCAAGGCCAAGTACCAGATCGCCGACGAAAAGGTCTCCGGCCGAACCTTGCGCATGACGTGCAGGCGCTGCGGCGAGGAAATCCTGATCCGTGGACGGGCCATGACGGCCTCGACGGCGGCCTCTGCCTCTGCTCGGGCGCCGGCCCGCCCCCCATCAGGCGCTGCCGAGACGCAAGGCTCCGCGCTTGGCGCCGACTTCCAGCGACGCGTAGCTAGGCATACGACACCGCCCAGCCCCGAGGCGAACGAGCACTGGCATGTGGCCATCAACGACATTCCGGTCGGGCCTATGCGCAGGGAAGAGCTGGCGCGCAAGATCGCGGCCGGGGCCGTGAATGGGGAGTCGCTGGCGTGGTGTGAGGGGATGGACGACTGGGTGGCCATTGCCCAGCTTCCGGAACTGGCCGCGCTCCTGGCCCCGCCACCACCAGCCGCCGGGTCGGTGCGTCCTGCTGCTCCCGCGCGAGCCCGAGAACGCAAGGTCATCTCGCTGGAAGATCGTCTTGCTGCCCAAGCCCGAGCGACCCCACCCACGCCAGCGGTCGCAGCCACGCCACCCGCTGCCGAAGCGCCGGTGCCGATCCCATCGGCTCCCGACAACGACTCCGCGTTGCTCCCGGCCGCACCGACCCCCACCCCGACCCCTGCACCCGCGCTCTCGCCTGCCACAGCCGCTGCCTCGGCCCCAGCGGCCGAACCGCTTCGGCCGTCGGCCGAACTGCCGGCTGCTCGCGAGGATGCAGGCAGCGTACGCGGCCCCTTCCTGGGCCCCATGTTCGTCGCGCTTTGCAGCGGGGCGCTTCTCTTGATGCTGGGCGTCGTGCTGGGGGTCTGGCTGTTCAAACCGGAGTCCCGTGCCGCGCAACCTCAGGCGGCCGCGCCTGCCGAGGTGGCTCGCGCAGCCGTGGCTCCAGCGCAGCCTCCGGCCGCCAGCATCGAGCTCGAGCCGCACGAAATCGAGGGGGCGGTTCCGGATCAGGTGATCAAGGCACGAGCTCGTCCCAGCTCGCGTTCGGGCCGCGGCTCGAAACCGCGCCCCAAGCGACAAGGTGCCGAAAGCCCGGCGCTGTCGCAGGCGGACGTGGACATGCTCCGGCGCATGACGGGAGAGGGCGTGTCCGAACCACCGTCGACCCTGGGGAGCAAGCCCGACAAGAATCCTGTTCGTAGGCGCAGCAAGGGTCTGAAGCGCGCCCAACTTACGGCAGTCGTCATCAAGCAGCGACCCCGCTTGCAGCGCTGTTACCAAAGCGCGTTGAGGGCCAGCGGTTACGAAGAGCCGGTGAAGCTGACCGTGGGAGTGACCGTGGGTCGAGCCGGCAGCGTCAAGCGCGTGAGCGTCAAGGGCGCTGTGGCCGGGCTGCCCGGGCTGGCTGCATGCGTCAAAAAGAGTGTCAAGTTGTGGCGGTTTCCTGCGGCGACCGACGACACCCAAACCGAGTTCCCGCTGCTGTTTCAGCCGGGCGCCTAG
- a CDS encoding 4Fe-4S dicluster domain-containing protein has product MSAPIGRRRWLGALLPTVADTVTRAVAPSFELEAQRRPPGACPEPLFLKRCTRCGDCVKACPHDAVHVFSEQAGALAGTPVMVPEQRACHMCDGFPCAAACEEGALSSPASALWPLGKVRIEAGRCIAFAGPECGACVGVCPGGLVSIRLERWRPELDPETCVGCGLCIEACPTTPPAIEMLPLDPANQGQA; this is encoded by the coding sequence GTGAGCGCACCCATCGGCAGGCGCCGCTGGCTCGGTGCCCTGCTGCCCACGGTGGCCGACACGGTGACACGCGCCGTGGCGCCTTCCTTCGAGCTCGAGGCGCAACGCAGGCCTCCGGGAGCGTGCCCGGAGCCGCTCTTTCTCAAGCGCTGCACGCGCTGCGGCGACTGCGTAAAGGCCTGCCCCCACGATGCCGTGCATGTCTTCAGCGAGCAGGCGGGCGCGCTCGCTGGCACTCCGGTGATGGTGCCGGAGCAGCGCGCCTGCCACATGTGCGACGGCTTCCCCTGTGCCGCCGCCTGCGAGGAAGGTGCACTGAGCAGCCCCGCCAGCGCGCTTTGGCCGCTCGGAAAGGTCCGCATCGAGGCGGGACGCTGCATCGCCTTCGCCGGACCCGAGTGTGGGGCCTGCGTGGGCGTGTGCCCTGGCGGCCTGGTTTCCATCCGTCTCGAGCGATGGCGACCGGAGCTCGACCCCGAGACCTGTGTTGGATGCGGCCTATGTATCGAAGCCTGCCCCACGACGCCACCCGCGATCGAGATGCTGCCGCTCGATCCAGCGAATCAGGGCCAAGCATAG
- a CDS encoding NAD+ synthase produces the protein MRIALCQTNPTVGALEANTRHILELARQAAAKRAVLAVFPELSLCGYPPRDLLDRAAFVRDCETWLQTLTSEAPTELTLLVGYPSRVPQHAGTGRLRNAVAVIAGGTLQAVVHKRLLPTYDVFDEDRYFEPGDAVGVHEVAGVRLGLSVCEDLWNVQSSPQHGRYACNPVADCLAQGAEVLINLSASPFTLPKRRQREEMLSSVARISGVPLVVVNQVGGNDDLVFDGASAIYGPDGAVWAQAAAFREDCVVADLNPGGPQRQLPATDPAAALSALTLGVRDYASKCGFETAVLGLSGGIDSAVTACIAARALGASKVLGVALPTRYSSAQSAIDARELAAALGIGHRQVTIDQVFQSFLDLLEPELEGLPPSRGDDTTFENIQARIRCTVLMALSNRAGHLLLTTGNKSEIAVGYCTLYGDMAGGLAVLSDVPKTFVYRLASEINRQAGRDLISASITTKPPSAELKPGQTDQDSLPPYEVLDAILEGYIEDGHSHEQLVRQGFDARTVKRVLRMVHVNEYKRRQMPPGLIVTRKAFGPGRRYPIAQAYR, from the coding sequence ATGCGTATTGCCCTGTGCCAGACCAATCCCACCGTGGGCGCTCTGGAGGCGAACACCCGCCACATTCTCGAGCTCGCCCGGCAAGCTGCTGCCAAGCGCGCCGTCTTGGCCGTGTTTCCCGAGCTCTCGCTGTGCGGCTACCCGCCGCGCGATCTGCTGGATCGCGCCGCGTTCGTCCGTGACTGCGAGACCTGGCTGCAAACGCTCACGAGCGAGGCTCCAACGGAATTGACGCTGCTGGTCGGCTACCCGAGCCGCGTCCCGCAACACGCAGGCACCGGAAGGCTGCGCAATGCGGTCGCGGTGATCGCCGGGGGGACGCTCCAAGCCGTGGTGCACAAGCGTCTTTTGCCTACCTACGACGTCTTTGACGAGGATCGGTACTTCGAGCCTGGCGACGCCGTGGGGGTGCACGAGGTCGCTGGAGTGCGACTCGGATTGAGTGTGTGCGAAGACCTGTGGAACGTCCAAAGCTCGCCGCAGCACGGGCGCTACGCGTGCAATCCAGTAGCCGATTGCCTGGCGCAAGGGGCCGAAGTCTTGATCAACCTCTCGGCGTCGCCGTTCACGTTGCCCAAGCGTAGGCAGCGTGAGGAGATGCTGTCCTCGGTTGCCCGGATCAGCGGCGTTCCTCTCGTAGTCGTGAACCAGGTCGGAGGCAACGATGACCTCGTTTTCGATGGGGCCTCCGCGATCTACGGACCCGACGGCGCTGTGTGGGCGCAAGCCGCGGCCTTTCGTGAGGACTGTGTGGTCGCCGACTTGAACCCCGGAGGCCCCCAGCGGCAGTTGCCAGCAACCGATCCAGCGGCGGCGCTGTCCGCGCTCACGCTTGGTGTTCGAGACTATGCGTCCAAGTGCGGATTCGAGACCGCGGTGCTGGGCCTTTCCGGCGGCATTGACAGCGCGGTAACCGCCTGCATCGCGGCACGCGCCCTGGGTGCATCCAAGGTGCTCGGAGTGGCGCTGCCTACCCGCTACTCATCCGCCCAAAGCGCGATCGATGCGCGCGAGCTCGCTGCCGCACTCGGAATAGGGCACCGGCAGGTGACGATCGACCAGGTCTTTCAGTCTTTCCTGGATCTGCTTGAGCCCGAGCTCGAAGGGCTGCCGCCGTCCCGAGGCGATGACACCACCTTCGAGAACATCCAGGCGCGGATACGCTGCACCGTGCTCATGGCACTGTCGAATCGCGCCGGGCATCTCCTGCTCACGACTGGAAACAAGAGCGAGATCGCGGTGGGCTACTGCACACTGTATGGCGACATGGCAGGTGGGCTTGCTGTGCTGAGTGACGTGCCCAAGACTTTCGTCTACCGGCTTGCGAGCGAGATCAATCGGCAGGCCGGCCGCGACCTCATCTCAGCAAGCATCACGACCAAACCCCCGAGTGCCGAGCTCAAGCCGGGCCAAACCGACCAGGACAGCTTGCCGCCCTACGAAGTGCTCGACGCCATCCTGGAGGGCTACATCGAAGACGGACACTCGCACGAGCAGCTCGTCAGGCAGGGCTTCGATGCTCGGACGGTAAAACGGGTGCTGCGCATGGTCCACGTAAACGAATACAAGCGCCGGCAGATGCCGCCCGGTTTGATCGTAACGCGCAAAGCCTTCGGTCCTGGAAGGCGCTATCCCATAGCACAAGCTTACAGGTAG